One region of Lactobacillus johnsonii genomic DNA includes:
- the dnaA gene encoding chromosomal replication initiator protein DnaA, whose protein sequence is MFDLDKFWQFFNAEMKKSYSTVAYNAWFKNTKPISFNKKTKEMIIAVESPVAKGYWEKNLASQLIQEAYAYADMEIQPKFEVAGKEGPERLVTPQPRIKTNQEILENRRDEFAQDLQLNSKYTFDTFVQGEGNKLAAGAALAVADNPGSFYNPLFIFGGVGLGKTHLMQAIGHQMLAEKPHAKVVYIQSETFVNDFINSIKNKTQAEFRNKYRNCDLLLVDDIQFFSKKEGIQEEFFHTFETLYNDQKQIVMTSDRLPTEIPELSERLVSRFAWGLQVEITPPDLETRIAILRKKAETDGLAIDDSTLDYIASQVDTNIRELEGALVKVQAHATIEREDINVDLAKEALADLKLVQKNRGLQISKIQEVVANYFQTSTTELKGKKRVKQIVVPRQIAMYLSRELTDSSLPKIGQEFGGKDHTTVMHACDKISRALKTDAEIKAAVYDLKAMLEH, encoded by the coding sequence TTGTTTGATCTAGATAAATTTTGGCAATTTTTTAATGCTGAGATGAAAAAAAGCTACAGCACGGTTGCCTATAATGCTTGGTTTAAAAATACTAAACCAATTTCCTTTAATAAAAAGACAAAAGAAATGATAATCGCTGTTGAATCACCCGTTGCAAAGGGATACTGGGAAAAGAACTTAGCTTCTCAACTCATTCAAGAAGCATATGCTTATGCCGACATGGAAATTCAACCTAAATTTGAAGTTGCAGGTAAAGAAGGTCCTGAACGTTTAGTTACACCACAACCACGAATTAAAACTAATCAAGAAATATTAGAAAATCGCAGAGATGAATTTGCTCAAGACCTTCAACTAAATAGCAAGTATACTTTCGATACCTTTGTTCAAGGTGAGGGAAACAAGCTGGCAGCGGGTGCAGCCTTAGCAGTCGCTGATAATCCGGGAAGTTTTTACAATCCTTTGTTTATTTTTGGTGGGGTCGGTTTAGGTAAAACCCACTTAATGCAAGCCATTGGACACCAGATGTTGGCTGAAAAACCACATGCAAAAGTGGTTTATATTCAGAGTGAAACTTTCGTAAATGATTTTATTAACTCAATAAAAAACAAAACTCAGGCTGAATTTCGTAATAAGTATCGGAACTGTGATCTCCTATTAGTAGACGATATTCAATTCTTTTCTAAAAAAGAGGGAATCCAGGAGGAATTCTTCCATACTTTTGAAACCCTTTATAATGATCAAAAACAGATTGTTATGACTAGTGATCGTCTACCAACCGAAATTCCTGAATTATCAGAACGTTTAGTTTCACGCTTTGCTTGGGGACTACAAGTTGAAATTACGCCTCCAGATTTAGAGACTAGAATTGCGATTTTGCGAAAAAAGGCTGAAACCGATGGCCTAGCAATTGACGACAGTACCCTTGACTATATTGCTTCACAAGTTGATACCAATATTCGTGAACTCGAAGGAGCTTTAGTTAAAGTTCAAGCCCATGCAACAATTGAGCGCGAAGATATTAATGTTGACTTAGCCAAAGAGGCTCTAGCTGACTTAAAGTTGGTACAAAAAAATAGGGGGCTTCAAATTTCTAAGATTCAAGAAGTTGTGGCCAACTATTTCCAAACCTCAACTACTGAACTAAAGGGTAAGAAGCGTGTAAAACAAATTGTTGTTCCTCGACAAATTGCAATGTATTTGTCTCGTGAGTTAACAGATTCTAGTTTGCCTAAAATTGGACAGGAATTTGGCGGTAAGGATCACACAACTGTAATGCATGCTTGCGATAAAATTTCGCGTGCCTTAAAAACTGATGCTGAAATTAAAGCAGCTGTGTATGATTTAAAGGCTATGCTTGAACACTAA